A single region of the Halobellus ruber genome encodes:
- a CDS encoding 2Fe-2S iron-sulfur cluster-binding protein: protein MDETVDVTVRSGDDEETIAVERGRNLRDALLQHGFPVYGTVSRHANCGGRGLCATCTVEVDPAPEPTHWHDAAAVRFGYPRLSCQIAVEEPLTVRLLDKYVWGQVLPRRVSGGE from the coding sequence CGACGACGAGGAGACCATCGCGGTCGAGCGGGGCCGAAATCTCAGGGACGCGCTCTTGCAGCACGGCTTCCCGGTTTACGGGACAGTCTCCCGGCACGCCAACTGCGGGGGGCGGGGGCTGTGTGCCACCTGCACCGTCGAGGTCGACCCCGCGCCGGAACCGACCCACTGGCACGACGCCGCCGCCGTCCGGTTCGGCTACCCCCGGCTCTCGTGTCAGATCGCGGTCGAGGAACCGCTGACGGTCCGCCTCCTCGACAAGTACGTCTGGGGGCAGGTGCTGCCGCGTCGGGTGTCGGGTGGCGAGTAG